The Arvicola amphibius chromosome 4, mArvAmp1.2, whole genome shotgun sequence genome includes the window ttcgaggccagcctggtctacagagctagtaccaggacagctagggctgttatacaaagaaaccctgtctggcaaaaacaccagaaagaaagaaagaaagaaagaaagaaagaaagagagagagagagagagagagagagagagagaaagagagagagagagggagggaagagggaggagggagggagggaagaaagaaagaaaaaaagaaagaaaggaaaaaaccaaGTAGTATCACTATGAAGAAACCTGAAAGGGGTATGTATAGCTGATTTatacaaacccagagacagatttggggtttcaacctgaaggtcagaaaagcaaaacagccgggcggtggtggcacacgcctttaatcccagcactcgggaggcagaggcaggcggatctctgagttcaaggccagcctggtctacaagagctagttccaggacaggctctagaaactacagggaaaccctgtctcgaaaacaaaacaaaacaaaacaaaacaaaacaaaaaaaaccagaaaagcaaaacagtcagccagccactggctcttgcctctcagtctgaaatggtgatcctggagtctgaaatggtgatcctgcctccaggaatcctcagaatgagactgaaagctgtctcctcccattttatattcctctctagtgctgggattaaaggtgtgcaccactaccatccaTTTTCtgtgacaaactagtgtggctactgggattaaaggtgtgtgtgaccactgcctggtctgtaaggctgactagtggggctgctttactctctgatcttcaggcaagctttattaaaatacaaatgaaatctaCAAAAGTGACCTACAGGGGTGGGAGACAGGTCAAGTCTCAGGTCATGCTTTGCTTGCTTCCAAAGCCTGTctcacttcttctttttttttttttaaagatttatttatttattatgtatacaacattttgcctcgatgtatgcctgcacgccagaggagggcgccagatctcagtacagatggttttgagccaccatgtggttgctgggaattgaactcaggacctctggaagagcagccagtgctcttaacctctgagccatctctccagccccctgtctcACTTCTTTCCTCTAATTCCAAGTCCAACCATCTTCTGAGTCTCTGCTGTTTGGTCTCACAGTGATCCCAGTTTCTCTGAAACCAAATCTATCGTCTTCCCATGTCCTCCAGCAAATTCTTTATCTTCAGGTGTTTTTAGGCTCTCCCTCTCCACTCCGTACAGCTCAGTCAATAGCGAAAGCTCGTTGCTTGCTGCTTTAGTCCCATGCCAGGATGGTAATATATAAGCACAGGTCTGGCCAGATGCCCACAGGTCTCCTCACTGACTGATGGTTGAAACCCACAGTCTCTTCAGCACATCTTTGGTCCTATATGATCTAGCTTGCTCATATCCTGTTGCTGACTGCTCCATATACCCCTTTGTTCCTTTGCTCCAGCTGGGCAGCCAGCCCTTGGTCAGAtccaatccatttttttttttttgaaacaggatctcattatgtagtgAGACAGGAACCTTACCATGATCAAGATGGCCTGTAACtcaagagatcagcctgcctctgtcctctggtgctgggacaaaaggcatgtgccaccacacctggccacgttctttttgtttttagtgctgGTGTCCGATCTGATCTATATACTGACATTTTCTGTTGGACTGCCTATTATTTACATCCTTTGAGGTCTTCTCCTGCCCACCTTTGGAATTATGtaaatctctttcctttttaccacactaattttcaattattttccttcATGTCTTCCTTCATATAGGAGACTATGAACTTCCTGAGGAAGCACAATTGTCCTATTCCACCCTTGTCTCTTAGCATCTGGATTGTGCTGTGAAGaacaacaattttttaaaaagaaaatgttgtgaAGTTTGTAATGACAGCGAGGAGACTATAAAGAATGACTTAAAAATAGAGGGAAAAACAGAACTAACAgctagtgctggagagatggctcagcctttaaaggctaggctcacaaccaaaaggaCAAGCGtttggttctcaacacccacacccacagctGTCTCTCTAGTTTAGAAGAGAGAAAGCTGGAGTAACAACTAATTGGCATGATGACACCACAGTACTGTAATGCCCGcacgcaggaggctgaggcaggatgggcTACATAAGGAGACCATGTGTCAacggagattttaaaaaaaacaaaacaaaccaaagccaaCACAAGTTAAGATTTACCAGGCACCTGAGATAAAAGTCTCTTACACACTGACTTCCATGttagcttctgttttgtttctgagacagggtcttactgtgtagcactAGAAGTATTTATggaaaccaggctgacctcaactcagagatcctcctgcctctgcagcgCTGTGATAAAAGGTGTGGCGTGATAGTCTTCACAATGCGATAGAGACTATCATTATGGAGGAAACAGACACAAGAAGCTTTTTCGCCTAGTCCAACCAGTTAAACTCAAACTAACGCGTGGTTTTAACTGCTTCGAAATATCTACCAACCGACCCCCAAAAATGTTTGCTGAAGACTGAAGAGCCAATGATGGTTTCAAAGTATGTCATTTCGGAGTCAGATCTTATCTGAAGGGAGAGGACGGTCACACACGTCCCAAGGCAGCAGACACGGCCACCTACATGTGAGCGCAAATCTAAACACCTCGGTGGTTGAGAAAAGGACCTTTCCTCCCGGAGGTAAGGAGGCGCGAGCATGCGGAGAAAGGCACGCCCAGCGGAGCAGCACTGAGTGTAGGCAGAGCCTGGCCCGTGCCAAGCAGGCTGTCTATGAGAGGTGGAGGGGTCCAGCGTGGGCTCAGGAAGCAGGAAAGGCGAGCAGGTGTGGGATCTAAATTCGGAGGAGGGCGGGGAACGCGCTCCGCTCAAAAGGGCGCAGCTCGCGTTGGGCAGTGGACCCTCTGCCCTCAGTTTTTCTCGGTTCGGAGGCCTAGGGTGGCCCACCCAGAAACCCTGAGCACGAATTCAGTGCGGCCCCTCCTCAGGGCTCTCCGCCCTGAGCGCCTAGCTGCACCCCACTACAAGCCCATTCTCCTCACACAAGTGACGGCATGCCTCGGGGTCAAAGTGGGGAGCGGCCGGGGAGCCCCGCGGGAAGGGCGGGGGTGCCTGGGCCGGAAGGCGTCCCAGGCTCGGCTGGGAGCCGGCGCTCTCTTTCGACGCCACCCCGTTGCCTCCGCCCCCGAGCCGGCCGGGACAGCACCAAGTCTCCGCCCCTGGCGCACCGCGCACCTCACCTTGAACGCTGCTCCACCCACCTCTAGCCTATTGGGCCGCTTGGGCCGAGGGGACCCGGCGATTGGCCGGGCTCGGCCACAGAGGCCCCGCCCACCGCTCCGCCCCAGTTCCCGTCCGCCGGTACTTTGGACGGCGGCGTGGcgcccctcctcccctcccggTCCCCGCCCCCTGGAGCAAATGCTGCCGAGCTGCGGCCGCGGGGCAGATGCACGCGCTCGGGCCCTTCTAGCAAGCGCGAGCAGTCTCTGGGCGCGCGAAAgcgaaaggaggaagaggaagggagggcgaGGGCGGGGTGTTGAGGAGGGgcgggaggaggaagaggaggaggttgCAGCGCGCTCGCGCCTGGCCTCGCGCCCGCGccgagggaggggggagaggggcgcgcgcgcgcacgctcgCGTCCTCGCTCGCTCCATCCATCCTCCGGTCGCGGCACGCGCGCGCGCTCCGGGCTCGCGCCGCACCCCCCGCCCGGGAGAGGCGGGCTggagtggggggcggggggaggggcgcGCGGACGGCGCGCGGACTGCGCGCGGGCGGggtgaggtgaggaggaggaggcggcgacGGGacgagaagggaggggaaggggccaTGGCCGCCCGGTGAGGCGGCGAGGCGGGGGGGCAGCCCGACcccccggccccggccccgggCCCCGGGGAGAGGCGAGGACGGACCGACGGACATGGGGCTCCggagcagccgccgccgccgccgccgccggagGACGCGGCCCTAAGAGGCCGCCGGGCCCCGGCGCGGCCCCCCGGGCGGGGTGAGTACGGAACGGGGACGGGGGAGGGGCctgcggggggcggggggcggggcccGAGGCGGGGCTTGggccccctccccccaggtctGGGTCAgcgccccttcccctccccccggGCAGACGCGGAAACGCCCGGCTTTCCCCGGCTTCCCGGCCGGGCCGGGGCCCCCCGGTCTCCCCCTGGCTGGGTCCTCCTTGGGCGGGGCAGGGCCGGCCGGGGAGGGGGCGCGGGGCCTTTGTTAGGGAGCCAGGCCCCAGCCCCCGGGACAATAGAGACACCCTCCCGGACTCCTTTCCCCGGCCGGTCCGGGCTCTGGGCTGGCGGCGACCGAGAGGGGTCGGGACGCGTcccactctgcctactctctgggGGTCGGTCTGTCCCGGCCCGCCGCCGGCCTTGGGCGGCTCGGCTCTCCTCCCCCCCAGTCGGTATGATGCAGCAGCAGTGCCGCAAGGACGGGAGAAGAGCCGCGGCACGGCCTGCTACCCTTCCCAGTGCCCCTGGCTCATTTGTCAGTCCCCACCCCACTCGAGGCCGGCAGCGTCTTAAACTCGTACCCACCGTTCAGTGGGGCCCCGAACTGTGGGCGCTGTTTCTGAATCCTACGGTGGGGATTTCTGGACTTTGGGACTCTTGGAGAGACTTCCGGGCTGGtcctgagggagggagggtgcgATCTAAAAGAACAGGTAAGGGGAGTGCCCACTCCTCGCGTGCTTGCCACGGTGCTCTCCTCTGCTGTTCGCGATGGCTGGAAATGCCCTTCGCCTGTAGGCTTCTGTGGGCTCTGTACCTCTCGTAAACTGGCAGGCTTATTTTAAGAGAAGACACTGAGGTGAAGGTTGTAGGGTCTTAGGGCCATTCCTACTTCTGGTAGCAGTACCCCCCCAAGTGGACATCCTGGCTGAAAGCAGAGGTGACTCCGAGAGCCCTTAGGGAAAGGGGGGTTGTCTTGAGGAGTCTGTGCAGTTCTTTGCCACACCCTGTGGGTTTGCTTTGAGGCCTTAGagttccttctcctccccctgctGCATTGCACCATGGGTATCAAAGAGGGGTTTGAGTTTTGGGTACCTGGGATGAGCTGCTGCCTCCTATAGACCCAGAATCTGATTGGCAGTACAGTTCAGGGCCTGAGCTTAGGCCTAGGAAGGACTAGGCCACCTCTGGTTTTCAGGCCCTGAAAACCATCAGACTTAGAGATCCGGGGCCTTGGGGAGGGAAGACTCTGATGCCAGGATTAAGCCCTGGGCtcggaggtggggaggggaggtggcAGTCTTTGGAGGTGTCTTGGACTAACACCAACACCCCCACCTCCATGTGTGCAGCCGTGTTGCCGCCCGCTGTGCTATGAGCAGTCAGAGCGCCGTCTCCACAAGAGTTTACAAATGAAAATGGAGGAAATGTCTTTGTCTGGCCTGGATAACAGCAAACTAGAGGTGAGGGCTCCCCCACGTGTGCCTCTAGTTCTTTCTCTTGATGTCTCTGTGTCGCTGTATCTGGCATCTATGTCAAAGAGGAATTTAGGTAGTCAGCCTTGTTCCTGAGAGGGAATAACCAGCTGAAAAGACCcaaggatctgggaggaagaaagaactggaaaaatcAAGGTGGGGAAAGTGGCAAAGAAAGCAGCATGCTTGGTCAGGGCCAGGATATTTTGTTGGTGAGAGTTTTTCAGTCCAGGGGGGTGCCACCCTTGTGACCATGGATGTTCTCTCCTGGGGCCCAGGCCATCGCTCAGGAGATATATGCGGACCTGGTCGAGGATTCTTGTTTGGGATTCTGCTTTGAGGTACACCGGGCTGTCAAGTGCGGCTACTTCTTCCTGGATGATACGGATCCTGATAGCATGAAGGATTTTGGTGAGCTTCAGGGTAGAAGGAGAGTGGTCTAGTTCTGCCcagggtggggaggtggaggtaggaggggtGGGACTCAGAGGGTTTCCTAGAAACTGCCCTGATGCAAAGCCTGGAGCTCCTGTGAGCTTAGGCAGGGATGAGTTTAAAGAGGACATGGGACCCTGGCAAGAACAAGAGGTGAGGGTACCCTGCCTGCTCTGATCGCCACGCCTCTCCTGCCCCCAGAGATCGTGGACCAGCCTGGGTTGGACATCTTTGGACAGGTTTTCAACCAGTGGAAGAGCAAGGAGTGTGTTTGCCCCAATTGCAGTCGCAGTATTGCTGCGTCCCGCTTTGCCCCCCACCTGGAGAAGTGCCTGGGAATGGGTCGGAACAGCAGCCGGATCGCCAACCGTCGGTGAGAACCTCTTTGCTGCCTGCACCAGCAATACACATCGTGTGCAGTCTGCACCGCGGTGTAGTCCCATGGGGGCAGAGGGTAGGCTGTATTTGGGCCTCACATACTTCTCTGTAAAATAACGTGCAAATTGGTGGTAACCTTGACCCTTTCTCTTCTCACCTCTGGGCAGGATTGCCAATAGCAACAATATGAACAAGTCTGAGAGCGACCAAGAAGACAATGATGACATCAATGACAATGACTGGTCCTATGGCTCAGAGAAGAAAGGTGTTTGGGGCTCTGGGGCAACCTGGGAGAAACGGGTGAAGTGGGAAAGTTAGAGCATATATTTGCCATAAACTGTCTTGATGATGAGGGAagaatgtagtttttaaaaacatggaagtGTTGAAATCGAGAACTTCAAATAACCGtgttctttgttctgttgttCCCCCAGCCAAGAAGAGAAAATCAGACAAGGTGAGAGCCGGGGCGAGCCTGGGGGAAATTTGGGTGAAGGACAGATAACCCTCCCTTTTGGGCAGGGAGTGCTCAGGTCTTTTTATTCAAGTGTGATGTCACTGGGTGGAGGGGGGGCTCTCTGGGATTGGGAATAAGGGGCAGGGGAGCTCCCTctgatgggagggaaggagggaatgtAGGCAGATAGGCCTGTTCCCGGGGAGGAATAGTATGAGTTTGAGGTTGTTTCTTTGTCAAATCTTTATTCCTTCCCTGGGTTCTCGGCTCCCCCTTATCGTTGCCCTTTCCCCAAAGCTATGGTATCTCCCATTCCAGAACCCTAATTCCCCTCGAAGATCCAagtctttaaaacacaaaaatggtAAGTGGGGCTAGACCAACAGGGGCACTGCTAGCTGTATCATCACAGGGCTGgtagtgggggtgggagggagggcctGTGAGCCTTCTGTcacccccacttcctctctgGTTATTTTCAGGGTTCTCTGTCTGTACCTCTGCATCAAACacccttccccttcttttttcttcttcaggggAACTTAGCAACTCCGATCCTTTTAAGGTGAGTAGAAGCTCCCTTTTTATGCCTTTCCTCATTACCCTTGTGAGCTGACTGGGATTTGGACAAGGGAGGTCAGGATGCTGACAACTAGAAATGGTTGTGGGGCTGTTTTGAGTCTTGGGTGTTCATGTGCTCTGTGGGTCCCATCTCCTTGTCCATATGCAGGTAGGTTGGAAGGACTCTTAGAATACAGAATGGAGGCAGGGATGAGAGGGACTGAGTCTCCATTCCCACCCCTTTCCTAtctgttctcttttgtttctaaacTTCTCTGATCTGTACCTCTGGTTCTCTCACAGTATAGCAACTCAACTGGGATCAGCTATGAGACCCTGGGGCCAGAAGAGCTACGGAGCCTGCTCACCACGGTGTGTGATTGAAAAGGGGGGAGGTTTGGCACGGGCTGGGCAGTGGGTAAAAGGACCCTGAAAGACACAGGTGACATAGCAGCTGGAGCCATAGCTTTCTCTGAGAGTGGGCTTCCTGTTCCACCTGCTCTGGGGCTGCTTTCTACTTGGGCAGTTTAGCATTGGCACAGCATCTAGTGTTTGGAGTAGGCCCCCTACCCCTCCTTTCAGCTTATGTTCCTCTTCCAGCAATGTGGAGTGATTTCTGAACATACCAAGAAGATGTGCACAAGGTGAGCACAGAAACTAAAAGGGGGGCTGATCCCGTGGGTATGGGTCGGGAGTACCCCTGGATTTGAGCAATGGGCCATCGTTCTTAACCTTCCCTTCATCTAATAGACCTTACTTACCAGGCCACCATCTAGGGATTCACCACTGACTCTTTCCCTGTCCCTCCAGCTTCTGCTCCACCTGAGTTCCTGAAGTCCTTTCCTGCCTTGTCAGGGTCTGATCATTCTGTCCCCACCAGGTCACTACGCTGTCCCCAGCACACGGATGAACAGAGGCGAACCGTACGGATATATTTCCTTGGGCCTTCAGCGTAAGTTAACTTTCCATATGGGTGGTGGGTTGGGTTGGTGGTCTCTTTCCCTAACATGTTTCTTTGACTCCTCTTTCCAGCGTCCTTCCAGAGGTCGAGAGTTCCTTGGATAATGACAGCTTTGACATGACTGACAGCCAGGCCCTCATCAGCCGACTTCAGTGGGATGGCTCTTCTGATCTTTCACCTTCTGATTCAGGCTCCTCCAAGACTAGTGAAAATCAAGGATGGGGTCTAGGTATACAATGCCAATTGATCTCAGAGGCTTTGGGCAGTGGGGCGCCGCCTCTCCCTTCATCATTCCACTCTCATCTCTTGTGCCTCCTCCTCTGTAGGTACCAACAGCTCTGAATCacggaaaaccaagaaaaagaaatcccatcTGAGCTTGGTAGGGACTGCCTCCGGCCTGGGCtccaacaagaagaaaaagccaaAGCCACCGGCTCCCCCAACGCCCAGCATCTATGATGACATCAACTGACTTGGGTGCAAGGGATAGCCTTTGGCTGAGAGAGCCCTCTCTCCCGACCCCCACCCAGGCAGCATAGCCTGGCATATGGACAGCTGCTGGGGGTTTGGGCTTGGGAAGCTTGGTGGGCCAGGCAGGCAGAGGATCCAGTTATGTGCCCCTGGGGGGTGTCAGGGTCCTCTGCAACGAAGCATGACCCCTCGGCGTGCAGGACTCAGACCTGGACATATTATGCCTTGGACATAAGTTTGGTGGGGAGGTGgttttcctatttattctgtgAGTTACTGGATGTCCAGCTAGGCTGGGGGCCTGATATGGGCACTGTGCCAGGGCActgcctgctccccaccccaggaACTGGACTAAGCCCTGCCGAGGGGCATTATGGCTACCCAGGTGGCTTTGGTTTGGAAGCTGAGCCCAGAGGGGGCCTCCCCTGGCTGCCCTCAGCAATGTGAATGGGTCCGGTGCTTGGAGCTGAGGGGCAGGGCTGGTGTGTCCTGTCTGTGTGCAGAGTCCTATCAGATGTCCCCAGTCCCTGGGGTCGGCAGGCAGAGTGCTGTCTGCTGAGGTGGGCGTCCAGAACTGCCTCACAGGGGCAGCCCTTTCCCCTCAGTCCCCATGGGCCTCCTTGGCAGCAGGAGCTGTCCTTTGTTGTTGGGTGCCAGGAAAGGGCCTCCAGCCTCTACAGCTTCAAGGAATGGGACTGGGAGGGTAGGAAGAGGGAGCCTGTATCAGAGTGGCCCCCTGCCCTCCCTGCCCCAGGGCTGTGAGGACAGCCCAGGTGAGAGGGACGGTGCTGctttatttgaaatgtttcttaCCTCATTCCCTGCCCCAGGAAGGGGCCCAGCCTCACCCTCCTGGGGTGGCCCAtgttctccctcccatcctgccccccccccgcgcccTGCCCTGCTGGGGCAGCCTGAGTTCCCAGCTGCTGCTTGCCACCCCTTCCACCTTGACCAGCTTTGGTTCCTCTCAGTGCTCCCGCCTCTAAAGCCTGCCCTGTTCCCCTCCTCCCTTGCCgcttttaagttatttattctGTACTTGTGGTTTGGGGCTCTGAGGAAAAACCCTAATCTTGTGCCTCTCTCCCTTTGCTAGGAATAGGGTGGGATGAGAAGGTAGTCTCTGCCCTGGGTTGTCAGCAGAGGTTGGGGGGGATACTGTTGCCCCTCTGTGGGACTGTCATGACTGTCATGCCTGGCTTACATCCTCAAGAGATGTACTGTCACACCTCCCAAGTAGGTGGTATCATGCCTTGGAACTGAGCTGGAGGACCTGGGTATGGGCTAGAAGAGTACAGCTGACTGACAGGGATGGGATTGACCCTGAGCCACGTTTTCTGGCACTTGCTATACATGTCCCCTCTCTTCCTAGGAGGAGCTACTCCCATGTTGGGTAGCTAGTACCCAGGACTGGTTGGACTGATTTGGTTAGGGACCCTAGAGGGTTAAGGGAACAACAGAGCTAGGGTTGCAGTACCCTGTCTGGAACCCCAGTCTCCCCCTGGGGTGGATCTGATTGTGGCTGATGCCTGGTTACAAATTGGTTTTTAACCCAAGCattgtgattattttttaaaaagtcaaaccaATTTTGGCAGGAGTTAGAATAAATTCTGGAGCCTGGGCTCCTCTGTCCTTGGCCCTCTACAGCCTTCTCCCTTGAGGGGGAactagagggagagagaaggttcTCAGCTGCCCCCAAGCACAGTCTTGGGAGCCTGCTGAAGGTCAGGGGAAGCCAGCCCAGGCTGCTATCCCTTTGGAGACTTAGCTGCAGCTCAAGCCAACTCACTCTGctctcccacctctccctctcctggtTGGAGGGAGTAGTTTGGGAACTGGTTTGTCCACAAAAACTTCCCTATTGTTCCTTGGCTCACCCTCAGGGCAGAGCCCCCTGCCCAGGCTGGGTAAGAGATGGGCTTGGTCCAGCAGGGACCCTGAGGGAACAAACCCCTTCCTTCTGGGGAGTATGCCCCCCCCTACCATGTAGTTGAGCAGGGGCTAAGAACTCCCCACTCCCTCTAACAGCAGGCTGTGTGGGTTTCAATTC containing:
- the Atxn7l3 gene encoding ataxin-7-like protein 3 isoform X1 — its product is MKMEEMSLSGLDNSKLEAIAQEIYADLVEDSCLGFCFEVHRAVKCGYFFLDDTDPDSMKDFEIVDQPGLDIFGQVFNQWKSKECVCPNCSRSIAASRFAPHLEKCLGMGRNSSRIANRRIANSNNMNKSESDQEDNDDINDNDWSYGSEKKAKKRKSDKLWYLPFQNPNSPRRSKSLKHKNGFSVCTSASNTLPLLFSSSGELSNSDPFKYSNSTGISYETLGPEELRSLLTTQCGVISEHTKKMCTRSLRCPQHTDEQRRTVRIYFLGPSAVLPEVESSLDNDSFDMTDSQALISRLQWDGSSDLSPSDSGSSKTSENQGWGLGTNSSESRKTKKKKSHLSLVGTASGLGSNKKKKPKPPAPPTPSIYDDIN
- the Atxn7l3 gene encoding ataxin-7-like protein 3 isoform X4; translation: MKMEEMSLSGLDNSKLEAIAQEIYADLVEDSCLGFCFEVHRAVKCGYFFLDDTDPDSMKDFEIVDQPGLDIFGQVFNQWKSKECVCPNCSRSIAASRFAPHLEKCLGMGRNSSRIANRRIANSNNMNKSESDQEDNDDINDNDWSYGSEKKAKKRKSDKNPNSPRRSKSLKHKNGELSNSDPFKYSNSTGISYETLGPEELRSLLTTQCGVISEHTKKMCTRSLRCPQHTDEQRRTVRIYFLGPSAVLPEVESSLDNDSFDMTDSQALISRLQWDGSSDLSPSDSGSSKTSENQGWGLGTNSSESRKTKKKKSHLSLVGTASGLGSNKKKKPKPPAPPTPSIYDDIN
- the Atxn7l3 gene encoding ataxin-7-like protein 3 isoform X3; protein product: MKMEEMSLSGLDNSKLEAIAQEIYADLVEDSCLGFCFEVHRAVKCGYFFLDDTDPDSMKDFEIVDQPGLDIFGQVFNQWKSKECVCPNCSRSIAASRFAPHLEKCLGMGRNSSRIANRRIANSNNMNKSESDQEDNDDINDNDWSYGSEKKAKKRKSDKLWYLPFQNPNSPRRSKSLKHKNGELSNSDPFKYSNSTGISYETLGPEELRSLLTTQCGVISEHTKKMCTRSLRCPQHTDEQRRTVRIYFLGPSAVLPEVESSLDNDSFDMTDSQALISRLQWDGSSDLSPSDSGSSKTSENQGWGLGTNSSESRKTKKKKSHLSLVGTASGLGSNKKKKPKPPAPPTPSIYDDIN
- the Atxn7l3 gene encoding ataxin-7-like protein 3 isoform X2, coding for MKMEEMSLSGLDNSKLEAIAQEIYADLVEDSCLGFCFEVHRAVKCGYFFLDDTDPDSMKDFEIVDQPGLDIFGQVFNQWKSKECVCPNCSRSIAASRFAPHLEKCLGMGRNSSRIANRRIANSNNMNKSESDQEDNDDINDNDWSYGSEKKAKKRKSDKNPNSPRRSKSLKHKNGFSVCTSASNTLPLLFSSSGELSNSDPFKYSNSTGISYETLGPEELRSLLTTQCGVISEHTKKMCTRSLRCPQHTDEQRRTVRIYFLGPSAVLPEVESSLDNDSFDMTDSQALISRLQWDGSSDLSPSDSGSSKTSENQGWGLGTNSSESRKTKKKKSHLSLVGTASGLGSNKKKKPKPPAPPTPSIYDDIN